From Etheostoma cragini isolate CJK2018 chromosome 17, CSU_Ecrag_1.0, whole genome shotgun sequence, one genomic window encodes:
- the sfxn4 gene encoding sideroflexin-4 isoform X1, whose product MDPNLLYWKSQGQSLFSRLQIWVNLLDPTHLLSSDAEIQEAHSLLGDGENLNIKDGQAMTLSLSSVHADSGAVLPLVFRPAAFLPISAPVVVASFLPHSSVKPALFWQFLLQSYTAGFNYANRNSSSEKHQSKTTSLKQLLLIAGAVSYATCAGALPQIVINRLGVRSTPIQTFFRSIFPIPLSAALAVFNVLIVRSEEAETGIQVFDSNGNPVGFSKAAGEKAVRETALSRAALFGTTAAVPSLLVQLLKRTRLFQKNSLLAAPLRHISVAFVLGLMIPVSFSLFPPLGTIKKENVEEQLQAAADGRQLYYHRGL is encoded by the exons ATGGATCCTAATCTGCTGTATTGGAAAAGCCAGGGACAG TCTCTGTTCAGTCGGCTACAGATCTGGGTTAATCTTCTAGATCCAACTCACCTGCTCTCCTCTGAT GCTGAAATACAGGAGGCCCACAGTCTTCTTGGAGATGGAGAGAACCTAAATATAAAG GATGGACAAGCAATGACCCTCTCACTT TCGTCTGTCCACGCTGATTCTGGTGCTGTTCTTCCACTAGTTTTCCGCCCAGCAG CATTTTTGCCAATATCAGCACCTGTG GTGGTTGCCAGCTTTTTGCCCCACAGCAGTGTCAAACCCGCTCTGTTTTGGCAG tttttgttgcaGAGTTACACTGCCGGGTTTAACTATGCAAATAGAAATTCTTCATCAGAGAAg CACCAGAGTAAGACGACGTCTTTGAAGCAGCTTCTGTTGATTGCCGGGGCAGTTTCCTATGCAACATGTGCGGGG GCCCTTCCTCAAATTGTCATTAACCGTCTTGGTGTAAGAAGCACACCAATCCAGACCTTCTTTAGGTCGATATTCCCAATCCCACTGTCAG CGGCTCTGGCCGTCTTCAACGTGTTAATTGTCAGAAGTGAGGAGGCAGAAACGGGGATCCAGGTGTTTGACTCCAATGGAAATCCTGTCGGCTTTTCTAAAGCAGCGggagaaaag GCTGTGAGAGAAACTGCTCTATCGAGAGCAGCCCTGTTTGGGACAACCGCCGCTGTTCCTAGTCTCCTGGTTCAGCTCTTGAAGAG AACAAGACTTTTCCAGAAGAACTCTCTGCTGGCCGCTCCTCTCCGTCACATTAGTGTTGCGTTTGTTCTGGGCTTGATGATCCCGGTCTCATTCAGTCTCTTTCCACCGCTGGGAACG ATAAAGAAGGAAAACGTGGAGGAGCAGCTGCAGGCTGCAGCAGATGGCAGACAGTTATACTACCATAGAGGACTCTGA
- the sfxn4 gene encoding sideroflexin-4 isoform X2 has product MDPNLLYWKSQGQSLFSRLQIWVNLLDPTHLLSSDAEIQEAHSLLGDGENLNIKDGQAMTLSLSSVHADSGAVLPLVFRPAAFLPISAPVVVASFLPHSSVKPALFWQFLLQSYTAGFNYANRNSSSEKSKTTSLKQLLLIAGAVSYATCAGALPQIVINRLGVRSTPIQTFFRSIFPIPLSAALAVFNVLIVRSEEAETGIQVFDSNGNPVGFSKAAGEKAVRETALSRAALFGTTAAVPSLLVQLLKRTRLFQKNSLLAAPLRHISVAFVLGLMIPVSFSLFPPLGTIKKENVEEQLQAAADGRQLYYHRGL; this is encoded by the exons ATGGATCCTAATCTGCTGTATTGGAAAAGCCAGGGACAG TCTCTGTTCAGTCGGCTACAGATCTGGGTTAATCTTCTAGATCCAACTCACCTGCTCTCCTCTGAT GCTGAAATACAGGAGGCCCACAGTCTTCTTGGAGATGGAGAGAACCTAAATATAAAG GATGGACAAGCAATGACCCTCTCACTT TCGTCTGTCCACGCTGATTCTGGTGCTGTTCTTCCACTAGTTTTCCGCCCAGCAG CATTTTTGCCAATATCAGCACCTGTG GTGGTTGCCAGCTTTTTGCCCCACAGCAGTGTCAAACCCGCTCTGTTTTGGCAG tttttgttgcaGAGTTACACTGCCGGGTTTAACTATGCAAATAGAAATTCTTCATCAGAGAAg AGTAAGACGACGTCTTTGAAGCAGCTTCTGTTGATTGCCGGGGCAGTTTCCTATGCAACATGTGCGGGG GCCCTTCCTCAAATTGTCATTAACCGTCTTGGTGTAAGAAGCACACCAATCCAGACCTTCTTTAGGTCGATATTCCCAATCCCACTGTCAG CGGCTCTGGCCGTCTTCAACGTGTTAATTGTCAGAAGTGAGGAGGCAGAAACGGGGATCCAGGTGTTTGACTCCAATGGAAATCCTGTCGGCTTTTCTAAAGCAGCGggagaaaag GCTGTGAGAGAAACTGCTCTATCGAGAGCAGCCCTGTTTGGGACAACCGCCGCTGTTCCTAGTCTCCTGGTTCAGCTCTTGAAGAG AACAAGACTTTTCCAGAAGAACTCTCTGCTGGCCGCTCCTCTCCGTCACATTAGTGTTGCGTTTGTTCTGGGCTTGATGATCCCGGTCTCATTCAGTCTCTTTCCACCGCTGGGAACG ATAAAGAAGGAAAACGTGGAGGAGCAGCTGCAGGCTGCAGCAGATGGCAGACAGTTATACTACCATAGAGGACTCTGA
- the prdx3 gene encoding thioredoxin-dependent peroxide reductase, mitochondrial: MAATIGRLLRTSARVAAGGLEVRAACQHGSSGAARILTAPLLQRACFSTSTSRWSPAVTQPAPPFKATAVHNGEFKEMSLADFKGKYLVLFFYPLDFTFVCPTEIISFSDKASEFHDINCEVVGVSVDSQFTHLAWIKTPRKTGGLGNIHIPLLSDLTKQISRDYGVLLEGPGIALRGLFVIDPTGVVRHMSVNDLPVGRSVEETLRLVKAFQFVETHGEVCPASWTPKSPTIKPTPEGSKEYFEKVN, encoded by the exons ATGGCAGCCACCATCGGGAGACTACTCAGGACCTCT gcaaGGGTTGCAGCAGGAGGGTTGGAAGTGAGAGCAGCCTGTCAACATGGATCATCTGGGGCTGCAAGGATCCTCACGGCTCCTCTACTTCAGAGAGCATGCTTCTCTACCA GCACCTCCAGATGGAGCCCTGCCGTCACTCAGCCTGCTCCACCTTTTAAGGCCACAGCTGTCCACAATGGGGAATTCAAGGAGATGAGCCTTGCCGATTTCAAAGGCAAATACCTGGTCCTCTTCTTCTACCCACTGGATTT CACCTTTGTGTGTCCAACAGAGATCATCTCATTCAGCGACAAGGCCAGTGAGTTCCATGACATAAACTGTGAGgtggtgggtgtgtctgtggACTCTCAATTCACCCACCTGGCATGGATCAAGACGCCCCGCAAG ACTGGAGGCTTGGGCAACATCCACATCCCCCTGCTGTCTGACCTCACCAAGCAGATCTCTAGAGACTATGGCGTGCTGCTGGAGGGTCCCGGCATTGCACTGAG AGGCTTGTTTGTCATTGATCCCACCGGTGTGGTGAGACACATGAGTGTCAACGACCTTCCAGTGGGCCGTTCTGTTGAAGAGACGCTTCGCTTGGTGAAGGCCTTCCAGTTTGTGGAGACTCATGGTGAAGTGTGTCCGGCCAGCTGGACACCCAAGTCCCCAACG ATCAAACCAACACCAGAAGGATCCAAGGAGTACTTTGAAAAAGTCAACTGA